From the Pseudomonas sp. VD-NE ins genome, the window GCCCTGACGACTGAACACCGCCTGACACAGCGGATGATCGATCACCAACACGTCGCGCATCTGATAGCGCTCCCAGGCGAACACCGGTTGTTCACGCAGGGATTTGAAGAAGCGTTGTAGCGGATGCTCATGCATTTGCCACGGTTCCGAATTCATCTGTGACGGGCTGCGCCTGCCCCCAAAAAAAAGCGGACAGCCTAGGGGGCGTTCTCAATTGTTTTTCCCACCGCGCCGGGTCTGCTGTTGTGCAGGGCAAGGCGCGAGAAGCGTAGTTTGGTCATTCCAAATAAGCTTCGAGCAACGCAGCCCTGCACAACAGCAGGCCCGGCCCTTCGGGTTGTGCCTTAAAGCGAGCCAGGCTGCGTTGCAGGCCTTGGAAAGGGAAAAACCATTCCCATCGGCCTGCGCCTTGCCTGGCTCGCTTTAAGGCGACAACGCGGCGGGTAAAACAATTGAGAACGCCCCCTCGCTGTCCGCAAATATGCGCACATAGAGAGGAGCTTATCGCAGACGCGTTAGAACGTAGACTGAATTTTCAGGCCAGCGACCAAAGCGTTGTCCACTTCATCCACACCACCCGGGTGAGTGATGTACTGCAGGTTAGGACGTACGGTCAGCCAGTTGGTGACGTGGAAGCCGTAGTTGATCTCGTAGTTGTATTCGGTTTCACGAATCGGCGAGAACACCGGGTTGTCGTAATCCGACACACCGTTGGAAGCGTTCAGCAGCTCGGCGTTCTTCTTCACGTCATCGTTGACGTGGATACGCGCCGCGCCGATACCGACGTCATCTTTCGGACGCGCGTCGAACGGGCCTTTGTAGACAAACATCACCGACTGATAGTTGTCGATGAAGTTGGTGTCTTTGTCGTGGAACGTAGCGTTGGCCGCGATGTTCAGACCGCGAGAAGCATCACCGTTGTGGCTGGTGAGTTGCTGTTGCGCCACGAACCAGTAGCCATGTTTGCTGCTGTGAGTCTTGTAGGCATCGCCAGTGGTTGCCGCGTCGAAACCGTTGACGTCTTCACGAACATCGTCGGCATCGGCCGTGCTCTTGTAGTAACCGACGCGGTATTCGCCCGGCAGGCTGTTGACCTTCGGCGACCAGACCAACTCCACCGGCAACACAGTACCTTTGGTGCCGCTGCCGCTGAGCTTGAAGCCGTTGCCGTGTTCCAGCTGCGACGGGTTCTGGTTGTACGCACCAATTTGCGCGTAGAGTTCGTCGTTGATGTTGTACTTCACGCGGATCGCGGCCTGGCTGACGGGCCAGTTGTACCAGATGTTGGTCGCCCAGTTGCCCACTTGGGAACCGCAGAACGCCAGGTTCTGGAAGTCGCACGGGAAGGTGTTGAAGTCTTCGCCTTCACCGAAGTAACCGGCCTTGACGTCGAGTTTGTTGTCGAAGAACTGGTGCTGAATCCACAACTGGGTCAGACGCACCATGTGGCCACGACCGTAGACTTCCTGCGAGGAGCTGAGGGTGCCGGCACGCGGATCGCCAACGCGGTCGTTGGAGATGTTGTAGCCATTACGGTTGGTCAGCTGGATCTTCGCCTGGGTGTTATCCCAGCCCCACAGCTTTTGCAGATCGAGTGCCACGCCCAGACCGAACTGGTCAGCGTAACGCGCGGTCTTGTCGTCGTTGTAGCCACCGTGCAGGTTGCCACCGACTTCCCCAACGTAGTCGGCTTTGATGTCGATACCCTGCTCGATCAGCTTGGTACGCTCGCCACCCCAGTCGCCGGTCATCCATTTCGAATCGGAACTGAAGGCGTCCGCCGCCATGGCGTTACCGGCCAGCACCAATGCCGCCGC encodes:
- a CDS encoding carbohydrate porin → MKKKHVNARLICQVSAAAALVLAGNAMAADAFSSDSKWMTGDWGGERTKLIEQGIDIKADYVGEVGGNLHGGYNDDKTARYADQFGLGVALDLQKLWGWDNTQAKIQLTNRNGYNISNDRVGDPRAGTLSSSQEVYGRGHMVRLTQLWIQHQFFDNKLDVKAGYFGEGEDFNTFPCDFQNLAFCGSQVGNWATNIWYNWPVSQAAIRVKYNINDELYAQIGAYNQNPSQLEHGNGFKLSGSGTKGTVLPVELVWSPKVNSLPGEYRVGYYKSTADADDVREDVNGFDAATTGDAYKTHSSKHGYWFVAQQQLTSHNGDASRGLNIAANATFHDKDTNFIDNYQSVMFVYKGPFDARPKDDVGIGAARIHVNDDVKKNAELLNASNGVSDYDNPVFSPIRETEYNYEINYGFHVTNWLTVRPNLQYITHPGGVDEVDNALVAGLKIQSTF